The following proteins are co-located in the Fructilactobacillus carniphilus genome:
- a CDS encoding solute carrier family 23 protein translates to MKNEEIKLDIHDKPSGLSWIGLSLQHMFSMFGSTVIVPLLVGLSPSIALFASGIGTLLHILITKGKIPAYMGSSFAFITPMLALMKTTGIGGVQQGVIAVGLVYLVVAALVWMLGTNWIDHLLPPIVVGPIVVVIGLSLASAAAQDAMMKNNHYDLTYFLIALATLFLAIFFNMKLKGFLGMIPILLAIVCGYLISMACGLVDLHAIASAPWFKIPHFELLGTEKGFHLEWNAILVMAPIAFVTMTEHMGHLMVLGELTHRNFFKDPGLNRTLAGDGAASLAAGLLGGPAVTSYGENIGVMAITKVYSVYVIVGAALFAMAFAFVNKLNVLIMQMPLPVIGGISFLLFGTIASSGIKVMVDDHLDLNNKRNLMIASVVLVIGVGNAYLQIGSFQFTGVALATVIGIGLNLILPQQPANE, encoded by the coding sequence GTGAAAAACGAGGAGATTAAGTTAGATATTCATGATAAGCCGAGTGGTTTGTCATGGATTGGATTATCGCTACAACACATGTTTTCCATGTTTGGAAGCACGGTGATTGTGCCGCTGTTAGTGGGTTTGAGTCCCAGCATTGCGTTGTTTGCATCTGGAATTGGAACGTTACTTCACATTTTGATTACGAAAGGCAAGATTCCTGCTTACATGGGATCCAGCTTTGCTTTCATCACCCCGATGTTAGCGTTAATGAAAACAACTGGGATTGGGGGAGTGCAACAAGGAGTAATCGCAGTAGGACTGGTTTACCTAGTCGTGGCCGCCCTAGTGTGGATGCTTGGGACTAATTGGATTGACCACTTGCTACCACCAATTGTGGTTGGACCGATTGTGGTAGTGATTGGTTTGTCCCTCGCTAGTGCCGCTGCGCAAGATGCCATGATGAAAAATAATCACTATGATCTCACTTATTTCCTAATTGCATTGGCTACTCTCTTTTTGGCCATCTTCTTCAACATGAAGCTCAAAGGATTCTTGGGGATGATTCCCATTCTGTTAGCCATTGTTTGTGGTTACTTGATTTCCATGGCCTGTGGGTTAGTGGATTTACATGCCATTGCTAGTGCGCCGTGGTTTAAAATCCCGCATTTTGAATTATTAGGAACGGAAAAAGGCTTCCACTTGGAGTGGAATGCGATTCTGGTTATGGCGCCGATTGCCTTTGTTACAATGACTGAACACATGGGGCACTTGATGGTTCTAGGTGAATTAACCCACCGGAACTTCTTTAAGGATCCCGGTTTAAACCGCACGTTAGCCGGGGATGGAGCGGCTTCTTTGGCCGCCGGATTACTTGGTGGACCGGCCGTCACTAGTTACGGGGAAAACATCGGGGTGATGGCCATCACGAAGGTGTACAGTGTTTACGTAATCGTGGGGGCCGCCTTGTTTGCCATGGCTTTTGCCTTTGTAAACAAATTGAACGTTCTCATTATGCAAATGCCGCTGCCTGTCATCGGGGGAATTAGTTTCTTACTGTTTGGAACCATTGCCTCCAGCGGGATTAAGGTCATGGTCGATGATCATTTAGACTTAAATAACAAACGTAACTTAATGATTGCTTCAGTCGTGTTAGTGATTGGGGTCGGAAACGCGTATCTCCAAATTGGAAGTTTCCAATTTACGGGAGTGGCTCTAGCCACGGTGATCGGGATTGGATTAAATCTGATTCTGCCGCAACAACCAGCTAATGAATAA